The genomic segment CCGGTTTCCAATGAAATAGTTTCGGTGACGGTATTAAGTCCGTCTTGTATGACCGCTGATGGATTCTCAACGGCTATTGGCGTATTGGGGCTGGAAAAAGGTATGGAACTGGCAAATCAGCAGCAATTGCCGGTGATGATAATTACTCAGTCAGATACGGGTTTTACCGAGCACTATTCTGAGACATTTAAGCAGAAAATAATAACTCCTTGATTCTCTGGCGCTCATTTCACTTGAGAGATAATGCTGCATTCTGTATATTTATACAGTGTTTTTGTGGTGGGAGTATGACGTGCGTAAAATCATACATATCGATATGGATTGCTTTTATGCAGCCGTAGAAATGCGGGACGATCCTTCGTTGGTGAATATTCCTATGGCTGTTGGCGGCCGTAGGGAACAGCGTGGGGTTATCAGCACGGCTAATTATATTGCCCGTCGTTATGGCGTACATAGTGCCATGCCGGTCGCTCAGGCATTGAAATTGTGCCCTCATCTTAAGGTTTTGCCTGGACGCATGGAGATATATAAAGATATCTCCAAACATATTCAGCGTATATTTCAGCGTTATACTTCGATTATTGAACCACTTTCACTGGATGAAGCCTATCTGGACGTTACGGATTGTCCAATGTTTAATGGTTCTGCCACATTAATCGCTCAGGATATTCGGGCTACAATTCATCAAGAGTTGAAACTGACTGCATCTGCCGGAGTGGCATCTATCAAGTTTTTGGCAAAAATAGCATCAGATATTAATAAACCTAACGGTCAGTTTGTGATAGCCCCTGAGCGTATAGAGGAATTCTTATCAACGTTGCCCTTAACCAAAATTTCTGGTGTAGGAGCCGTAACCGGGAAAAAGCTGGCGGATTTAGGTTTGCATACCTGCAAAGATGTTCAGGATTTTGATTTAGCCACCTTACTCAATCGATTTGGTAAATTTGGTCGCATCCTGCATGAACGTTGTAATGGCATCGATCATCGGGAAGTGTGTAGCGATCGTCAGCGTAAATCTATTGGTGTGGAAACTACCTTATCGGAAGATATTCACGACTGGCAAAGTTGCCTGAGCGTTATTGAACGTTTGTATCCGGAGCTGGAACGTCGCTTAAGTAATGTCAGGCCTGATTTACGCATTGCCCGCCAGGGTGTAAAGCTGAAGTTTAATGATTTTCAGTTAACCACTCAGGAGCATGTCTGGCAAAGGCTGGACAGAAGCGATTTGTTGAACGTAGCTGAACAGGTCTGGCAGGAACGACGCCAGAATCGGGGAGTCAGGCTGGTTGGTTTACATGTGACGTTGGTGGATCCCCAGATAGAAAAACAGCTGGCGCTATTCTCGTAACGTTCAGGTAGGTAATGAAAACAGCTGAGCAGAGAAACTTTATTTCAATTCAGACAAAAAAATAACGGCGGATTTTCCGCCGTTATTTTTACATTAAGATAAATCAGTTGCGTTCAGGAATTGATTTTAATACCTGAGTCAGCAACTGCCAGTAGCGACCAACGCTGGCAATATGGACTTGCTCATCGGGAGAGTGTGCACCAGTGATGGTTGGCCCAATAGAGACCATATCCATTTCAGGGTAAGGGCGCTTGAACAAACCGCACTCCAGACCAGCATGGATCACCATAATATGAGGTGTGGTATCAAATAGCTTTTTATAGCTTTCGCGTACCAGATTCATAACCGGTGATGCCGGGTCTGGCTGCCAGCCTGGGTAACCGCCTTTAGCATTCACTTCTGCACCGGCTAATTCGCCTAATGAAGTCAGTACTTCAACCACATACTCTTTACCGCTGTCGATTAATGAACGGATCAGATAGAGAACCTGCGCATGATCCTGCTCGGTGCTCACCACACCAACGTTCAGGGAGGTTTCTACCACGCCTTTAACGGAGTCGCTCATGCGAACTACGCCGTTAGGACTGGCGTTAATCAGGCCAATCAGACGTGACTGACTATCCAGCGACAGAGCCTGTAAACCACATTCAGTTGGTTCAACCAGCAGTGCCATATTTTTTTCAACGGCAGCCAGTTCATGATTTATCAGGGCCAGATAGTCGGCACCGGCTTTTTTCAGTGCTTCAGCATTAGCAGGCGGCAGGCTTAATACCACGGTGGCTTCACGTGGAATAGCGTTACGCAGGGTGCCGCCATTGAAAGAGAGCAGACGGATTTGTAGCGCTTTAGCATGAGTTGTCAGAAAACGAGCCATCAGCTTGTTGGCATTACCTAAACCCAGATGAATGTCACCACCAGAGTGACCGCCTTTTAACCCTTTTAATGAGAGTTTAAACAGTTGGTTACCTGCCGGTACTGCTTCACGGGTCAATGGCAATCTTGTAATACAGTCTACGCCACCGGCGCAGCCCATATAGATTTCACCTTCGGTTTCGGAGTCAGTGTTAATCAGGATTTCACTTTGTAGCCAGTTTGGTTGCAGGCCAAAAGCGCCATCCATGCCGGTTTCTTCGGTCATGGTTAACAGAACTTCAATCGGACCGTGGGTTAATGTGTCATCGGATAACACCGCCAGAGCGGATGCCATACCAATACCATTATCGGCACCCAGCGTGGTTCCACGAGCCTTTAACCATTGGCCATCGACATAAGTTTGAATTGGGTCTTTTTCGAAATCGTGCTCGGTGTCGTTATTCTTCTGTGGAACCATATCCAGGTGAGCCTGTAAAACGACAGACTTACGATTTTCCATACCCGGAGTGGCTGGCTTACGGATCAGTATATTACCGACAGCATCGCGTTCAGCATGCAGTTTTTTTTCTTTCGCCCAGTTAACAATGTATTGCGCTAAGGCTTCTTCATGTTTAGATGGATGAGGAATTGAACAAATTTTTGCGAAGTGTTGCCATAGATGCTGTGGCGAAAGTTGAGCTAAATCAGACACGATAAGTCTCCTGTAACAATCTTCTGGTCAACGGCGAGGAATGCCGATGCTGTTATCAATAAGATTAGGGTAACGATAACATGGTTATTTTTAATTTCTTCTGCAACAGAATAACATTGAAAGCATAGAATTTGGCGTATATATCGTGTTGTTTGTCTATATTTTGCTCTTTTCTCACTGCTTAAAAGCGAACAGGGCAGAATATTAGCCGTTATCAGACCGGAATTATGGTTGTTTTAGTTCGTGTGCGTTGAAAAGAGCGTTTATTCACTATAATAGAGATTGATTATCTGACTAACGGGAGTGCTTTGTGCCGAGCCAACTATTTTCTATTCCACTGGTTAACATCCATGGTGAAACAAAAACTATGGCAGATTTTACGGCGAAAGCGATACTGGTGGTTAATACCGCCAGCGAATGTGGGTTTACGCCGCAATACGAGGAGCTGGAACAATTGTGGCAACGATACAGGGCTGAGGGACTGATGGTCTTAGGGTTTCCCTGTAATCAGTTTGGTCAGCAGGAGAAGGGCAGTAATCAGGAGATTGAGGCTTTTTGTCAGCTTAACTATGGGGTCAGTTTCCCGATGTTTGCCAAAGTTGAAGTCAATGGTTCTGGTGCTCATCCTTTGTTTGGTTATCTAAAGTCACAGGCTCCGGGCTTATTGGGACATCAGGCGATCAAATGGAACTTCACCAAATTTCTGATTAGCGATGAAGGACGTAAGGTAGAACGCTTTGCTCCGATGACAAAACCACTGACATTGGCAGATAAAATTGCCCGGATATTGAAGGATTCCCCAACAGACTAAGCTGACTGAATCAATGCGGGTTTGGGGCAATTAGTTTATTTTTCTCTGATATAACCGCTGGTTTTTATCGGCGTGTCTCTTTATAATCTGCTGCAACTTTTTTCCCCCTGATTATTATAGAAGCCATTATTTACTGGCTGGGATTCGATTTATATGAGCGAAAAATACGTCGTCACTTGGGATATGTTGCAGATTGAAGCCCGTAAGCTAGCTCGTCGCTTACTGCCGAAAGAGCAATGGAAAGGTATCATTGCTGTGAGTCGTGGAGGTTTAGTACCTGCTGCGTTACTGGCTCGCGAATTAAGCATCCGTTATGTAGATACCGTTTGTATCTCCAGCTATGACCATGATAATCAGCGCGAAATGAAAATTCTGAAGCGTGCTGAAGGTGATGGTGAAGGCTTTATTGTGATCGATGATTTAGTGGATACCGGCAGTACCGCTAAAGCCATTCGCGATATGTATCCAAAAGCTCACTTTGTGACTATTTTCGCTAAACCTGCAGGTAAGCCGCTGGTGGATGACTATGTGGTTGATATTCCACAGGACACCTGGATTGAGCAGCCGTGGGACATGGGCGTCGCATTTGTGAAGCCGATTGGCGATTGCTGATTATCAGATTCTGATACAAAGCCCGGTTAATACCGGGCTTTGTTGTTTTCAGGCAGGATTGAGAATGATAATACCGTCGTCGTCAGCATAGATATAATCACCTTCCTGGATTATCTGGCCGGCGAATTC from the Limnobaculum zhutongyuii genome contains:
- the dinB gene encoding DNA polymerase IV, which translates into the protein MRKIIHIDMDCFYAAVEMRDDPSLVNIPMAVGGRREQRGVISTANYIARRYGVHSAMPVAQALKLCPHLKVLPGRMEIYKDISKHIQRIFQRYTSIIEPLSLDEAYLDVTDCPMFNGSATLIAQDIRATIHQELKLTASAGVASIKFLAKIASDINKPNGQFVIAPERIEEFLSTLPLTKISGVGAVTGKKLADLGLHTCKDVQDFDLATLLNRFGKFGRILHERCNGIDHREVCSDRQRKSIGVETTLSEDIHDWQSCLSVIERLYPELERRLSNVRPDLRIARQGVKLKFNDFQLTTQEHVWQRLDRSDLLNVAEQVWQERRQNRGVRLVGLHVTLVDPQIEKQLALFS
- a CDS encoding aminoacyl-histidine dipeptidase; amino-acid sequence: MSDLAQLSPQHLWQHFAKICSIPHPSKHEEALAQYIVNWAKEKKLHAERDAVGNILIRKPATPGMENRKSVVLQAHLDMVPQKNNDTEHDFEKDPIQTYVDGQWLKARGTTLGADNGIGMASALAVLSDDTLTHGPIEVLLTMTEETGMDGAFGLQPNWLQSEILINTDSETEGEIYMGCAGGVDCITRLPLTREAVPAGNQLFKLSLKGLKGGHSGGDIHLGLGNANKLMARFLTTHAKALQIRLLSFNGGTLRNAIPREATVVLSLPPANAEALKKAGADYLALINHELAAVEKNMALLVEPTECGLQALSLDSQSRLIGLINASPNGVVRMSDSVKGVVETSLNVGVVSTEQDHAQVLYLIRSLIDSGKEYVVEVLTSLGELAGAEVNAKGGYPGWQPDPASPVMNLVRESYKKLFDTTPHIMVIHAGLECGLFKRPYPEMDMVSIGPTITGAHSPDEQVHIASVGRYWQLLTQVLKSIPERN
- a CDS encoding glutathione peroxidase, with amino-acid sequence MPSQLFSIPLVNIHGETKTMADFTAKAILVVNTASECGFTPQYEELEQLWQRYRAEGLMVLGFPCNQFGQQEKGSNQEIEAFCQLNYGVSFPMFAKVEVNGSGAHPLFGYLKSQAPGLLGHQAIKWNFTKFLISDEGRKVERFAPMTKPLTLADKIARILKDSPTD
- the gpt gene encoding xanthine phosphoribosyltransferase: MSEKYVVTWDMLQIEARKLARRLLPKEQWKGIIAVSRGGLVPAALLARELSIRYVDTVCISSYDHDNQREMKILKRAEGDGEGFIVIDDLVDTGSTAKAIRDMYPKAHFVTIFAKPAGKPLVDDYVVDIPQDTWIEQPWDMGVAFVKPIGDC